CGGTGTCGCAGGGCTCGTCGCCCGGCATCGAGGCCACGAAGGACGCGGTCACGGGGATCACCGGTTTGCAGGTGCAGTTCTACGTGCTCGTCAACATGGACGGCTTCTCGGCCATGATCGACGCCCTCGGCGGCGTGACGATGAACGTGCAGGAGCCGTTGCCCATCGGCGGGCGGATCGACGAGTACTCGGGCGAGCTCGTGAACGTCGACGCGTGGATCGAGCCGGGCGAGCAGCGGCTCGACGGCTACCACGCGCAGTGGTACGCCCGTTCGCGCTATGGCTCGGCGAACGGCGACTACGACCGCATGGCGCGACAGCGTGAACTGCAGGCCGCGATCCTCGCGCAGATGAACCCGGCGAACGTGCTGCTGCGCTTCCAGGAGGTGGCAGCGGCGGGCACGCAGCTCGTCGAGACCGACATCCCCGAGTCGATGCTGGGCCGCTTCGTCGACCTGGCGGCGAAGGCCCGCGAGCACACGCCGGTGAACGTGGAGCTCGTGCCGCCGGCCGTCGATCCCGAGCTGCCCGAGTACGGCATCATCCACCAGCTCGTCGCCGAGGGCGTGGCCGCGGCCTCGCCGCAGGAGGAGCCAGCGGAGTAGCGGGTGCTGGTCTGAGCCCGGCCGGTGCGGCCGGGTTCAGACGCCCGCGGCGAGCCGCCGCACGACCGCCGCGGCGGGTCCCTCCGCCGCGCGGCGGTAGCCCGTTCCCGCCCACAGGTGCAGGCGGTCGGTGTCGCCGGCGCGGCCCGCCGCCGCTCTCAGCTCGCGGGTGAGATGGTGCACGGCGGGGTACGCGTCCGGTGCGGCGCTCCCGTGGCGGTCGATGAATCCGTTGCGCAGCGCGCGGGCGGGACGGCCCGTGAACGCCCGAGTGACGACGGTTTCGGCGAAGGCCGGATCGGCGAGGGCCGCGCGGTGGGCCTGCGATGTGCCGGCCTCGTCGGTGCGCAGCAGCAGGGTGCCGACCGCGACGCCCTCGGCGCCGGCGGCGAGCAGGCGGCGCACGGCGTCCGGGCCGTCGACGCCTCCGGCGGCGACCACGGGTAACCCGCTCTCATGCACCACGAGGCGCACGAGTTCTGCGGTGCCGACCTGCGAAGGGCTCCCGGAGGGGTCGAAGACGGCGCTGTGCCCCCCCCCGGCGTCGGTGCCCTGCACGACCAGCCCGTCGACGCCGGCGGCGCGCGCGAGTTCGGCCTCGCCCGCAGACGTCACGCTCGCGAGCACCCGCGTGCCGACCCTCCGCAGTGCGGCGATGTCGGTCGCGTCGGGCAGGCCGAAGGTCAGCGAGACCGTCGGCACGGGGCGTTCGATCAGCAGTCTCAGCTTCTGATCCCAGTGATCGTCGTCGAGCACGGGTTCGGGATCCAGTTGCACGCCGTGGACCTCGGCCTCGCCGCGCAGCTCATCCGCGTAGGCGGCGAACGAGGCCCGATCGGGGATGAGACGCGACGGGACGAAC
The genomic region above belongs to Leucobacter muris and contains:
- a CDS encoding nitronate monooxygenase, with amino-acid sequence MAAPMAGGPTTVALAEAVGSAGAYPFLAGGYKTPEALATEIEQLRPRVGGFGVNLFVPSRLIPDRASFAAYADELRGEAEVHGVQLDPEPVLDDDHWDQKLRLLIERPVPTVSLTFGLPDATDIAALRRVGTRVLASVTSAGEAELARAAGVDGLVVQGTDAGGGHSAVFDPSGSPSQVGTAELVRLVVHESGLPVVAAGGVDGPDAVRRLLAAGAEGVAVGTLLLRTDEAGTSQAHRAALADPAFAETVVTRAFTGRPARALRNGFIDRHGSAAPDAYPAVHHLTRELRAAAGRAGDTDRLHLWAGTGYRRAAEGPAAAVVRRLAAGV